A window of Candidatus Hydrogenedentota bacterium contains these coding sequences:
- a CDS encoding zinc ribbon domain-containing protein, translated as MPLFAFFCKACGAQSEILIRGEETPVCPVCGSPRLEKQMSHFAALSGTSTDPACGACCARNESCCMQQGGCGF; from the coding sequence ATGCCCCTGTTCGCCTTTTTCTGCAAGGCCTGCGGCGCCCAGTCGGAAATCCTGATTCGCGGCGAGGAGACACCCGTCTGCCCCGTGTGCGGCTCGCCGAGGCTGGAAAAACAGATGAGCCACTTCGCCGCGCTCAGCGGCACCTCCACAGACCCAGCGTGCGGCGCCTGCTGCGCGCGCAACGAGTCCTGCTGCATGCAACAGGGCG